CATGCAGCCGGGGGCTTTTTCATATCGCCATCGCCGTCAGACGGCGATGGCGGGTCAGGGTTTTGGACTTGACATGAAGCACAGGGATAACGTATACCAGACAACCACTGTTTTATCGTGTTTTTTCGGGGTGTTAACTGTTTTTCACGCGGCCGCGGCCGAAGAGTCGGAAACAATGAATCCATCTGTAACGAAAGAGAGACCCATGCTTAACCTGAAACCAGAAATCGTCGCACAGCTGGAGCGCGTACTCAGTTCCGTGGAAATGCTTCTTCCCCGGGCCGTAAAACCCATCGACTGGGCCACCTGCAACGCCGCCAACTGGCGCCGCCACTCCTTTTCCGGTTTCCTCCAGCCGGTCACCGTGACCGACACCACCACCCTCGACGAACTGCTGGGGGTGGAGAAGCAGAAGGAGATCATGATCAGCAACACCAGGCAGTTTCTCAAAGGGCTGCCGGCCAACAACGCTCTTCTCTGGGGTTCCCGGGGAACGGGAAAATCGTCGATCGTGAAGGCGCTTCTCAATGAGTATGCCTCCGAGGGACTGCGGGTCATCCAGGTGGAGAAGGAAGACCTGATCTATCTGTCGGACATTTTCTCCTCCGTGGAGAACGAACCGTACCGCTTCATCCTCCTCTGCGACGACCTCACCTTCGAGGTGGGAGAGCTGACCTACAAGATGCTCAAGAGCGCCCTGGACGGCTCGGTCTACTCGGCCCCCGAGAATGTCCTGATCTATGTCACATCCAATCGTCGTCACCTTCTCCCCGAATACGAAACCGACCTTCGGGGAGGAAAATATGTAAACGGCGAGCTGCAGGAAAGCGAAGCCACCGAAGAGAAAATTTCTCTCTCTGATCGCTTCGGCCTCTGGGTGCCGTTTCACGTCTTCACCCAGGACCGCTACCTGGAAGCGGTGCGCCTCTGCGTGGAACGGGAGGCCCGGACCCGGAAGGTGGAGATTCCCTGGACCGAGGAACTGCGGCTGGATGCCATCCAGTGGTCCCACGAAAAGAAGAAACGCTGCGGCCGTACCGCCTACCAGTTCTCAAAGCACTGGGTGGGGAGGTATCTGCTCAACCGGTGAGACCCGTGAGGCACGAAACAAAAATGAACCACAAAAGAGGGGGAAGCCGCCGGAACAGCTTCCCCCTCTTTATTTCTTTTAATTACGAGCGCACTGCTCAGCGGGGCCGGCGCGGCTGACCGACGCGCTGGCCGCCGGTTCCGGCGGTACGGGCCGGGTGTGCCTTGGCTCCTTGGCCCTGGGGGCGCCTTCCCTCGGCGGGCTTGGCGCTTCCCGGCTGGGAGGCCGCACCCTGCCCGGCTCCACCCTTTTTCGCCGCGGCGGGCCGGCGTGAGGGCATCGGCTGCCGGGGGGGACGGGCGAACTCGGTATCCTTTTTCGGTGCCGGAACGCTGTAGTCGAATCCTGCAACGGTGCGGCGCTCCAGGGATGCGTTGAGCTTCCGCTCGATGGTGCGGACCATGGCCGTGTCTTCGCTCGTCACCATGGTGAAGGCGTCGCCGCTGCGGGCGGCCCGGCCGGTGCGGCCGATGCGGTGGATGTAGGCCTCGGGGGTGTCGGGGATGTCATAGTTGATGACGTGGGACACCTGGGAGACGTCGATTCCCCGGGCCGCGATGTCGGTGGCCACGAGTATCTGGAAGGTGCCGTCCCTGAAGCCGTCCAGGGCCGCCTGGCGCCGGTTCTGGGAGAGATTCCCCTGGATGGACGCGGCCTTATACCCGGCCTTTTCCAGTTGCTCCCCCAGGCGCTTGGCCCGGTGCTTGGTGCGGGTGAAGATGAGGACCGACTCGGTGTCGGTGTGGCGCAAAAGCTCCAGCAGGAGCGGCGTTTTCAGATGCTGCTCCACCGGATAGAGGGCGTGGGTGACGGTGACCGCCGGAGCCACGGTCCCCACCTGCACCGTAACCGGGTCCCGCAGGATCTCCTGGGCCAGGACCCGGATATCGATCGGCATGGTGGCCGAAAAGAGGAGAGTCTGGCGCTTGGGTGGGAGCTGCTTCAGCACCCGCCGGATGTCGGGGAGAAAACCCATGTCAAACATCTGGTCCGCCTCGTCCAGGACGAGCACCTCCAGATGCGAAAGGTCGATGGTCCCCTGGGCCATGTGGTCCAGGAGCCTTCCCGGGCAGGCCACGACGATCTCGGCGCCGGCCTTGAGCTTCTGGATCTGGGGGTTGACGTTGACGCCGCCGTAGACGGTGACGCTCCGCAGGCGGGTCTGGCGCCCCAGGGTTACGAAGCTGTCGTTGATCTGCTCGGCCAACTCCCGGGTCGGGGCGATGACCAGGGCGCGGACGCGGCCCCGGTCCCCCTGGGCGAGCCGGTGCAGTATCGGCAGCGCAAAGGCTGCGGTCTTGCCGGTGCCGGTCTGGGCGAGTCCCATAACATCCCGCCCCTCCATAACCGTGGGAATGGCCTGGGCCTGGATGGGGGTAGGTGTCGAGTACCCCGCCGCCGTGACGCCGGCCGCCACCTGAGGGTGGAGGTTGAACTGGGTGAATTCCATTGAATCCTTCTTTCTGCGTTCCTCGAAGCAAAAAAGCCCCGGTTAATTCCGGGGCTTACGATTGTCGTGATATCCGGGAACAGCTGGTGATGATGAATGACCGTAACAGCTTTGCACAAAACCTGTCAAGGAGTTATGCCGCACTCTCTCCAGCCCGTTTGCATTTTCGTACCATTGCCGGTACGCTTTAAATTATCGGGCTGTTGGAAAACGCAGCGAGGAGGGTCGGATGCAAGGCATAGTGAGTAGAGCCCCCGGAACACAGCAGCTGGACAGGCGAGCCCCATGAACGGCAGAACCTACAAACTGGTCACCGGCATCATTTCCCTATCCATCGCCCTCTTCCTGGCCTGGAAGATCGGCCTCTGGCTCGAACCGGAACCGAAGCAGGGCAACCCCGCCCCGGCTCCATCCACCGCCGCCAAGGAGGCTCCATTTGTCACCGGGATGGTAAAGAAGGGCGTCAGCTTTGAAGTTCGAAACGTCAGTTTCGGCGACAAGGGGAAAACAGTCGAGGGGATCGGGATTACCGGATTTGACGGCGATTGGCCGGATTTGAAAGAAACGGCCCTGGCAATGTTGAAGAAACTGAAGGAAACGGTCCCCGCAGCCGAACGGATCGCCCTGACGCTGAAACCGGGAGTGGAATGCCCGGTTTGCTCCATGGCCGAGATAGAGTGGAACCGTGGGGAGGTGAAGCTCCGCTACGGCGTCCCCTCCCTGGAACAGATGGAGAAGGCCAACGCCGTAATCGGCACGAAGGATGAGCAGGGAAAACCGGTGGATCGGCCCCGCCTCTACCGCCCCGACAAGGAAACCTTCGGCGTCGGGCTGGCCGTCACCCAGGCCCTGGAGGCGGCCCGGAAGAAAAACCCCGCCCTCGGCGAAGAGCAACTGCTGAATCAGGCGGTCGCCGCCACGGGTCTCAGTTACGTGGTTGCCCGGCGCCACCGTGACTTCATGACCTCCTACTACAGGGCCAACGGGTACGGGGAAGAAACCTTCGTCTTTCCACTTCCCTGAAAGCTGAAACTGCATGAATTAGCGGCAGACGACCCCACGCCCGGATTCTTTCCTCAAGTATCGCATCACGCCGCCGATACGGTAAAGTGACTGCTGATCGCGCCTGAGAGCACGCGGCACAACCCACTTACCGGCAAGGTGATCCCATGGGAATGGTCCCATTAGCCAACCTGACCGTCGGCATGGTCCTGGCGGCCGAAGTACATGACAGGACCGGGCGGATACTGCTCGGCCCCGGCGAGGCACTGACCGAAAAACACCTGATGATCTTCCGCACCTGGGGAATAGCGGAGGCAGACATCGAGGGGGTCGATGGCGAAAATTCACCGGCGCTTCCCTCTGAAGTGGATCCCGCGGCACTGGCTGCGGCGGAAGAGGCCCTTTACCCTCTATTCCGGCACGCGAACCTGGATCACCCCGCAATGCGTGAAATCCTCCGTTTGAGTGCGCTGCGAAAGGTCCTCAATGCCGTACCCTAACCGCCATGCCATTACCCTTGAGCACCTTCTGGACAATACGAACACCATCTACTCGCTCCCCTTTTTCTACGAAAAGCTCACCGAGACCATCAACCACCCCCGCAGTTCAGTGGCGGACATTGCGCGGATCATCACCGAGGACCAGGGGCTAACGGCACGCATCCTCAGGCTCGCCAACAGCCCCATGTTCGGCTACCACTCCCAGGTCGACTCCATCAACAAGGCGGTCACCATCATCGGCACCCAGCAACTGCGGGATCTTGCCCTTGCCGCATCGGTCATGGGAATCTTCAGCGGAATCCCCGAGGAGCTCATTACCATGGCCTCCTTCTGGAAGCACTCCATCGCCTGCGGCATCATTGCCCGCACCATCGCCACCTGGCGCCGGGAACTGAATGTGGAGCGCTTCTTCGTGGCCGGGATGCTCCATGATGTGGGGCAGCTGGTCATGTGCACATCGATACCCGACACAGTCAGGGAAATGCTCATGGAGAGCAGCGAGCGGCAGATCCTCCACGTCTTCACCGAACAGGACCGGCTCGGCTTCGACCACGCCACCGTCGGAGGAGCGCTCCTGCGCAAATGGAAAATACCCGCCAACATTGCCGAACCGGTAAACTGCCACCATAACCCCGACAGGGCCGGCCAATTCCCACTGGAGGCGGCGACGATTCATGTGGCCGGAATCATCTGCCATGCAATGGATTTAGGGTTCAGCGGCGATAAGTTCGTCCCCCCCCTCGTCCCATCGGCATGGGATCGGATCGGGCTCCCGCCAAGCATGCTCGGCACAATACTAAGGCAGGCCGAACCCCAGCTTGAGGAAGCCTTTGCCATACTCACGGAGTGGCCATGACCGGAGACAGGCACGAAACCCGTTCAGTGGAAAATCTGAAAGAAAGGGGCCGCTACCTCGAGGAATCGAACCTGCGCTACGTTTCCATCCTCGACATGCTGGCATCCAGCGGCGACTTCCAGGCAGACCTCAGCCGGGCAAACGGAACACTGGCCATCTTCCGGGCCACCCTGGCCCAGCTTCGCCGGCTTTTCCCGTTCAGGGGAATGGGATGCCTGGAGAGCCGGGAAGACGGCAGTTTCGAGCTTTCCGCCTGCGAACCGCCCGAATGCCGGGAAGAATTGCAGTCCGAAATCGATGCCAAGATCATGGACGGCACCTTCGCCTGGGCCCTCAACCGGAGCCAGCCGGTCATGGCGGTTGCCCGCGACGAGCAGACCCTCCTTCTGCACGTCATCGCCACCCGCTCCGAAGTCCGGGGGATGTTTGCGGGGCTGCTCGCCGGCAGTTCCGCCACCATGGACGCCCCATCTCTCAATGCCCTCTCCATCGTCCTCTACACCTGTGCCTACTCCCTTGAAAGCACAACTCTCCAGACCATGCTCCGGGACAACATGCTGCACCTGGAGGAGCGTGTCCGGGAGCGGACTCTGGAATTGCAGGAGGCGCAGAAGTCGGCAGAGGCGGCAAATCAGGCCAAGAGCGAATTTCTGGCCACCATGAGCCACGAGCTGCGCACCCCGCTCAATGCGGTCATCGGTTTTACCGACGTTCTCCTGGGCCGCACCTACGGCGAGATCAACGAACCCCAGGCGGAATTCCTCGGCTACGTGCTCCAGTCAAGCCGCCATCTCCTCTCCCTCATCAACGACATTCTCGACCTGTCGAAAATTGAAGCCGATCGGATGGAACTGGAGACAGACGAGTTGGAGATCCGCCCGCTGGTGGCGGGGACATTGACACTGGTGCGGGAAAGGGCCCTGCGGTACAGGATCCGCCTGACCGAGCTCGTGGCCCCCGGCGTCCCTCTCACCATCCGCGCCGACGAGCGGAAGCTCAAGCAAATCATCTACAACCTCCTGACCAACGCAGTGAAGTTCACCCCCGAAGGGGGCAACATCACCCTTTCGGTAGCCACGGCAGGGGAGCTTCAGCAGCCGCAGGCAATCCCCCTTCCGGCCGCACCTCTGGCGGAATGCCTCATGATTGCCGTAAGCGACACCGGCATCGGCTTGAAAGAAGAGGACCTGGAGCGGATATTCGCCCCGTTCATCCAGGCGGACGGATCGGCCACCCGACGGTTCGAGGGGACGGGGCTCGGGCTTTCGCTGACGAGAAAACTGGTGGAACTCCATGGTGGGACGATCTGGGCGGAAAGCCCCGGAGAGGGGCAGGGAAGCGTGTTCCGGGTCATCCTGCCGACTTCCTGTGAAAAACTTCTCAAGCAAGAGGATGCAGCAACCGATATATAAAAAGGTATATGAAACCGGCGGCAAGCACGGAAAGTATCATGGTCGGCAAACGAACAATTCTTCTGGTGGATGACAACTTCATGAACCGCAGGCTCGTGGGGGCCATGCTCAACGGCGGGCACTACCTGCTAATCGAAAAGGAGAATGGCCGCGACGGCCTCGCCTACCTCCTCGCCAACCGTGAAGCCATTGATCTGGTGCTACTCGACGTCGGCATGCCCGACCTGGACGGAACCGATATCTGCCGCGCCGTCCGGGGGATAGAAGACAGCGGAAGCCGGCTCCCCATAATCGCATACACGGCACACGCCATGGCCGGGGAGCAGCAGTCGCTGCTCGACGCCGGCTTTGACGATATCCTAGTCAAACCAATAACAAGGGAGGATTTTCTGCCCCTTCTTGAGCGGCACCTGGGAGAAGGAAAGAACCCCGGACAGGAGTTTCCATGAAAGCGCTTATCGTTGAAGACGACCCGGCAAGCCGGCGGCTCATGCATGCCTACCTCTCCCCATTGGGCGAGTGCGACCTGGCATCCGACGGTCCCGAAGCCCTGAACCTCGTCACCGCGGCAATCGACCGGAGCGAAACCTACGACCTCATCTGCCTCGACATAATGATGCCGGAGATGACCGGGCACGAAGTTCTCAGGACCATCCGCGCCATGGAAGAGGAGCGCGAGATATTCCCTCCTTCCAAGGTAATAATGACCACGGCCCTCAAGGATCGCGACAACGTCATGGCCGCCTTCACCAACCAGTGCGAAGCCTACCTGATGAAGCCGATCAGCCGGGAAAACCTCTTCGAGAAACTCCGCACGCTGGGAATTAATGCCTGAACCCACCCTCCATCAGAGGCCGGTCATCTCCTCCAACTTCAATTCCAGGTCGTCCCCGTTCACCCGGACGACCTTTCCCTTTTCCTCCTCGGCCCGGACAAGGCCATCTTCAACCCACGAAAGGATGCGCGCCGCGGGAACGCCGAACTTTGCCGCAGCCTCATCTAGGGGATACCAGGTTTTATTCATTGTCATGACGCCACCTCCCTCTCCCGGAGTTGCCTGCCCTTAGTCAACAGTATACCACCCCCTGCCCGGAACCGCTTACAACACTGCTGCCACCGGCGGAAACCGGCACCTACCGTCTCTTTCCATTTGAGCGGCAATGGCCATGGCGCATCCCATCCCTGAAAAAGAAAAAAGGGGGAGAATTATCCCCCCCTAACACCGCGACATATCTTCGGTTCATTTAGAAAATCATCTGGGAGATCCCATAGGCG
The nucleotide sequence above comes from Geobacter benzoatilyticus. Encoded proteins:
- a CDS encoding MerR family transcriptional regulator, yielding MTMNKTWYPLDEAAAKFGVPAARILSWVEDGLVRAEEEKGKVVRVNGDDLELKLEEMTGL
- a CDS encoding response regulator, with the protein product MVGKRTILLVDDNFMNRRLVGAMLNGGHYLLIEKENGRDGLAYLLANREAIDLVLLDVGMPDLDGTDICRAVRGIEDSGSRLPIIAYTAHAMAGEQQSLLDAGFDDILVKPITREDFLPLLERHLGEGKNPGQEFP
- a CDS encoding HDOD domain-containing protein; translation: MPYPNRHAITLEHLLDNTNTIYSLPFFYEKLTETINHPRSSVADIARIITEDQGLTARILRLANSPMFGYHSQVDSINKAVTIIGTQQLRDLALAASVMGIFSGIPEELITMASFWKHSIACGIIARTIATWRRELNVERFFVAGMLHDVGQLVMCTSIPDTVREMLMESSERQILHVFTEQDRLGFDHATVGGALLRKWKIPANIAEPVNCHHNPDRAGQFPLEAATIHVAGIICHAMDLGFSGDKFVPPLVPSAWDRIGLPPSMLGTILRQAEPQLEEAFAILTEWP
- a CDS encoding DEAD/DEAH box helicase, with protein sequence MEFTQFNLHPQVAAGVTAAGYSTPTPIQAQAIPTVMEGRDVMGLAQTGTGKTAAFALPILHRLAQGDRGRVRALVIAPTRELAEQINDSFVTLGRQTRLRSVTVYGGVNVNPQIQKLKAGAEIVVACPGRLLDHMAQGTIDLSHLEVLVLDEADQMFDMGFLPDIRRVLKQLPPKRQTLLFSATMPIDIRVLAQEILRDPVTVQVGTVAPAVTVTHALYPVEQHLKTPLLLELLRHTDTESVLIFTRTKHRAKRLGEQLEKAGYKAASIQGNLSQNRRQAALDGFRDGTFQILVATDIAARGIDVSQVSHVINYDIPDTPEAYIHRIGRTGRAARSGDAFTMVTSEDTAMVRTIERKLNASLERRTVAGFDYSVPAPKKDTEFARPPRQPMPSRRPAAAKKGGAGQGAASQPGSAKPAEGRRPQGQGAKAHPARTAGTGGQRVGQPRRPR
- a CDS encoding ATP-binding protein; its protein translation is MLNLKPEIVAQLERVLSSVEMLLPRAVKPIDWATCNAANWRRHSFSGFLQPVTVTDTTTLDELLGVEKQKEIMISNTRQFLKGLPANNALLWGSRGTGKSSIVKALLNEYASEGLRVIQVEKEDLIYLSDIFSSVENEPYRFILLCDDLTFEVGELTYKMLKSALDGSVYSAPENVLIYVTSNRRHLLPEYETDLRGGKYVNGELQESEATEEKISLSDRFGLWVPFHVFTQDRYLEAVRLCVEREARTRKVEIPWTEELRLDAIQWSHEKKKRCGRTAYQFSKHWVGRYLLNR
- a CDS encoding response regulator, which codes for MKALIVEDDPASRRLMHAYLSPLGECDLASDGPEALNLVTAAIDRSETYDLICLDIMMPEMTGHEVLRTIRAMEEEREIFPPSKVIMTTALKDRDNVMAAFTNQCEAYLMKPISRENLFEKLRTLGINA
- a CDS encoding sensor histidine kinase, yielding MTGDRHETRSVENLKERGRYLEESNLRYVSILDMLASSGDFQADLSRANGTLAIFRATLAQLRRLFPFRGMGCLESREDGSFELSACEPPECREELQSEIDAKIMDGTFAWALNRSQPVMAVARDEQTLLLHVIATRSEVRGMFAGLLAGSSATMDAPSLNALSIVLYTCAYSLESTTLQTMLRDNMLHLEERVRERTLELQEAQKSAEAANQAKSEFLATMSHELRTPLNAVIGFTDVLLGRTYGEINEPQAEFLGYVLQSSRHLLSLINDILDLSKIEADRMELETDELEIRPLVAGTLTLVRERALRYRIRLTELVAPGVPLTIRADERKLKQIIYNLLTNAVKFTPEGGNITLSVATAGELQQPQAIPLPAAPLAECLMIAVSDTGIGLKEEDLERIFAPFIQADGSATRRFEGTGLGLSLTRKLVELHGGTIWAESPGEGQGSVFRVILPTSCEKLLKQEDAATDI